The Chitinophagales bacterium region CAATGGCATTGTATTGCGGCAATGGAGGATTTCCGGCCAAACCTGTAAAGTAAGAAATAATATAACCCACAGTTTGTGAAGAGCTGCTTGCCTCCCAGTGGATTTCTACTTCTCCATCGCTATTTACAGTTACGTATTCCAGGGTAGGAGAATAAAAAACCTCTTCGGAATATTCTGCTGAAGTATCGATTGTTGCACCCATGCAATCCTGTTCTGTAAACATAATATAGTACCAATCTACAACTGTTCCATTGGCTCCGGTATGTACAAAAGAAACAGTGCTTGGATCTGTAATAGTACCCACTACCTGGTAAGGACCACCAGGGTTTGTAGCACCCATAATAACATAGCGTTCGAATGGACCGCATGGATCCAATGCAGCAGGAGTCCAGCTAATGCTTACGTCCCCGTTGTTTTCATCTGTGGTTACACAATTGATTTGCGGAGGATCTATGACTTGCGCCATTGAGGATATACTTAAAAAAATTGCTATGATGAAAATCCAATGCTTCATTGTTCAAAGTGTCTTATTCAACTACCAGTTCTGTCATGTTTTCGATTTGCATATACTTAGATGCAATTTCCATAACATCGTCTGTAGTCATTGATTGTATGGTATCTATTAAGTTGTAAATATAACCATAATTCAAGTCAAAAATAAGCAGTGCCTTGTAATAAGCGGCTTGTTTAAAAGCTCCGTCCAGTGCAGATAACAATCTGCCGGAAAGATAATTCTTTACCAGCATCATTTCCTCGGCAGAGGCAGCTTCACTGGACAAACGCTCCATTTCACTGTATATTTCTTTCAAGGCAGCATCAGTTACATCTTTGCCAACTTCTGTACTGATTTCCCAGGCATTGCCATTTAAGTAATTGTTGGAGTAAGAATAAATTCCATAGGTATAACCTTTATCCTCCCTGATATTGTTCATCAACCTGGAACTGAAATGCGCTCCGAATAATGTATTGACAAATGAAAATTTCAAATAATCGGGATGCTTTCTGTCTATACTGCGGGTACCTATTCTGATCGCGGCCTGTTGGGCTTCCTTAATTGAAAAACGTACTTTTTCAGGTTGAAAGAGTTTTGCTTCAGGTTTGCTGATTGTGTTGCTTTCTTTTTTATCAAATTGCCCGAAGGTTTTATTCAATTGCGCAATACTCTCTTCAGTAACGGCCCCTGCAATTAGTATTTTTGCATCACTCCAATTGTAAAATTTATTGTAGTGTTCTCGAATATCCCCAATCTGCACAGCAGTGTAATCTTCTATATCATAGATTCGTCCATAGGGATGTTTTTGCCCAAAAATAAGTTTATTGAAATGCCGGTCGGCTACAAAATCGTTTTTGTTGCGATCAACCATAAAGCCCTGTTTTTCATTACTGATCAATAAATTCAGGTCTTCTTCTCGAAACCCCGGTTCCAAAATCAATTCTTCGATTAATGGCAAAATTTTATCCGCATGTTTACTCAACATACTGATACTTAATCCTGCAACATCCATTCCCGAATTGCTTTTGAATGTTGCTCCGTAAAAGTCTAAGGCTTCTGAAAATTCCGCGGCATTTTTATTTTTACTGCCTTCGCGCAGCATTCTGCTGGTTAAA contains the following coding sequences:
- a CDS encoding pitrilysin family protein, encoding MLQQTDRSIAPLIQDIQKLDLIEPKIYKLDNGIPVYAFHSDIQPVLKINVLLDAGKWYQKKPLVAFLTSRMLREGSKNKNAAEFSEALDFYGATFKSNSGMDVAGLSISMLSKHADKILPLIEELILEPGFREEDLNLLISNEKQGFMVDRNKNDFVADRHFNKLIFGQKHPYGRIYDIEDYTAVQIGDIREHYNKFYNWSDAKILIAGAVTEESIAQLNKTFGQFDKKESNTISKPEAKLFQPEKVRFSIKEAQQAAIRIGTRSIDRKHPDYLKFSFVNTLFGAHFSSRLMNNIREDKGYTYGIYSYSNNYLNGNAWEISTEVGKDVTDAALKEIYSEMERLSSEAASAEEMMLVKNYLSGRLLSALDGAFKQAAYYKALLIFDLNYGYIYNLIDTIQSMTTDDVMEIASKYMQIENMTELVVE